Proteins encoded together in one Juglans regia cultivar Chandler chromosome 9, Walnut 2.0, whole genome shotgun sequence window:
- the LOC108984084 gene encoding abscisic acid receptor PYR1-like has translation MEKGEGSSMAEHEETHKTTHHLAVPPGLTQYEFDELKRFVIEFHTYRLGPGQCSSLMAQRIDAPPHTVWSVVRCFDKPHTYKHFIKSCTVKDNFRMVVGCTRDVNVISGLPAATSTERLDILDDERHVTGFSIIGGEHRLQNYRSVTTVHGFDGDGKARTLVLESYIVDMPEGNTEEDTRVFADTVVRLNLQKLASVTEAMARGGDGKSETI, from the coding sequence ATGGAGAAAGGCGAGGGCTCATCGATGGCGGAGCATGAAGAAACGCACAAAACGACCCACCACCTGGCGGTCCCACCCGGGTTGACCCAGTACGAGTTTGACGAGTTGAAGCGGTTCGTGATCGAGTTCCACACCTACAGGCTCGGGCCCGGCCAATGCTCCTCCCTGATGGCGCAGCGCATAGACGCGCCTCCCCACACCGTCTGGTCCGTCGTTCGGTGCTTCGACAAACCCCATACCTACAAGCACTTCATCAAGAGCTGCACGGTGAAGGACAACTTCCGTATGGTCGTCGGGTGCACCAGGGACGTGAATGTCATCTCCGGGCTTCCTGCGGCTACCAGCACCGAGAGGTTGGATATATTGGACGACGAGCGGCACGTCACAGGGTTCAGTATTATCGGAGGGGAGCACCGGCTGCAGAATTACCGGTCGGTCACGACGGTGCACGGGTTCGACGGCGACGGGAAGGCCCGGACTCTGGTTTTGGAATCGTACATAGTGGACATGCCGGAGGGGAACACCGAGGAAGACACGCGTGTGTTTGCGGACACCGTGGTGAGGTTGAATCTGCAAAAGCTGGCGTCTGTCACCGAAGCCATGGCCCGTGGCGGTGACGGTAAATCCGAGAcgatttaa
- the LOC108984089 gene encoding uncharacterized protein LOC108984089 has translation MEDGRQSACSSMAMSLVSRLDHLDFMIKYLERKQRIPIWRSNDSLLLEQAGLQRECIPMDLAVKEAGFKGSLSDRVASLEHRLSQLCLEMQSSSTSGSSSRDSTQTLADTSSLGFNINPNIHGHRPVSHDVSVNRLEIQRKPHRVPEKLKIASPDANQHLGNSRPNKNKKKCKSQKTGISANWPLLKMLGC, from the exons ATGGAAGATGGAAGACAATCAGCTTGCTCGTCTATGGCGATGTCTCTTGTTTCTAGGTTGGATCATTTGGATTTCATG ATCAAGTATTTGGAAAGAAAGCAAAGAATACCAATATGGAGAAGCAATGATAGTTTGCTGCTGGAACAAGCAGGACTGCAGAGGGAATGCATCCCAATGGATTTGGCAGTAAAGGAGGCTGGCTTTAAAGGGTCACTGTCTGATCGGGTGGCATCACTTGAACATAGGCTTTCTCAG CTATGCCTAGAGATGCAATCTAGCAGCACATCAGGCTCCTCATCGCGCGATTCAACACAAACACTTGCTGACACTTCAAGCCTAGGATTCAACATCAATCCCAATATTCATGGTCACAGACCTGTATCCCATGATGTCAGTGTGAATAGGCTCGAAATTCAG CGAAAACCTCATAGAGTGCCAGAAAAGTTGAAGATTGCAAGTCCAGATGCGAATCAGCACCTTGGGAATAGTAGGCCCaataagaataagaagaaatgCAAAAGCCAGAAAACGGGAATTTCTGCAAATTGGCCACTCTTAAAAATGCTAGGTTGCTAA